From Streptomyces sp. NBC_00690, a single genomic window includes:
- a CDS encoding helix-turn-helix domain-containing protein, translating to MPGGRLTQQERQQIALGLADSLAYAEIARRLDRPTSTITREVMRNGGPTAYRADLAHRATERRAHRRPASSRGSGAVAPQSYGRDPEAVAEYEETFTTTLMATGLPKMMARVLTCLYISDAGSLTASDLVQRLQVSPASVSKAITFLEGQSLVRRERDERRRDRYVVDDDLFYQATIASARSNDQLVRAAREGVAVLGPHTPAANRLENVARFLDFISESIIRAAEQGREVLHSTSGPTSADTGRPGPDRSPSNAPGGTRS from the coding sequence ATGCCGGGAGGCAGACTCACCCAGCAGGAACGCCAGCAGATCGCGCTGGGGCTGGCCGACAGCCTCGCCTACGCCGAGATCGCCAGACGTCTGGACCGTCCGACCTCGACGATCACGCGTGAGGTGATGCGCAACGGCGGCCCCACGGCCTACCGCGCCGACCTGGCCCACCGCGCCACGGAACGCCGCGCGCACCGCAGGCCCGCATCCTCCCGGGGATCGGGGGCAGTGGCTCCCCAGTCGTACGGACGCGACCCCGAGGCGGTGGCCGAGTACGAGGAGACGTTCACCACCACCCTCATGGCAACCGGCCTGCCCAAGATGATGGCCCGGGTGCTGACGTGCCTGTACATCAGCGACGCGGGCAGCCTCACCGCATCCGACCTGGTCCAGCGCCTCCAGGTCAGCCCGGCTTCGGTCTCCAAGGCGATCACCTTCCTAGAGGGTCAGAGCCTTGTGCGCCGAGAGCGCGACGAGCGGCGCCGCGACCGGTACGTCGTCGACGACGACCTCTTCTACCAGGCGACGATCGCCAGCGCCCGTTCCAATGACCAACTCGTCCGAGCCGCACGCGAAGGGGTCGCCGTCCTCGGCCCCCACACCCCCGCCGCCAACCGGTTGGAGAACGTCGCGCGCTTCCTGGACTTCATCAGCGAGAGCATCATCCGCGCCGCCGAACAGGGGCGCGAAGTCCTCCACAGCACATCCGGCCCGACCTCAGCCGACACCGGCCGACCAGGTCCGGACCGCTCCCCGTCGAATGCCCCGGGCGGCACCCGATCGTGA